A genomic stretch from Vibrio coralliilyticus includes:
- the fbp gene encoding class 1 fructose-bisphosphatase — protein sequence MSGMRTLGEFIVEKQADFPHASGDLSSLLSSIRLAAKIVNREINAAGLGDITGAVGTENVQGEDQQKLDVYANEKFKAALEARDQVCGVASEEEDEAVAFNKELNKNAKYVVLMDPLDGSSNIDVNVSVGTIFSIYRRVSPIGTPPTEEDFLQPGHKQVAAGYVIYGSSTMLVYTTGKGVNGFTYDPSLGTFCLSHENMMIPEDGTIYSINEGNYIRFPMGVKKYIKYCQENEPSEHRPYTSRYIGSLVADFHRNLLKGGIYLYPSTQSHPNGKLRLLYECNPMAYIIEQAGGVASDGKTRIMDLKPTELHQRVPFFVGSKNMVKKVEEFLEQHPED from the coding sequence ATGTCTGGAATGCGCACCCTTGGCGAGTTCATTGTTGAGAAACAAGCGGACTTCCCCCACGCTAGCGGTGATCTATCATCCCTACTTTCTTCTATCCGACTTGCTGCAAAAATCGTTAACCGCGAGATCAACGCTGCAGGTCTTGGTGACATTACCGGTGCAGTCGGTACAGAGAACGTACAGGGTGAAGACCAGCAGAAGCTGGATGTTTACGCGAATGAAAAGTTTAAAGCAGCGCTAGAAGCCCGTGATCAGGTTTGTGGCGTTGCCAGTGAAGAAGAAGACGAAGCTGTTGCGTTCAATAAAGAGCTGAACAAAAACGCGAAATACGTGGTTCTGATGGATCCGCTAGATGGGTCTTCAAACATCGATGTTAACGTGTCAGTTGGCACTATCTTCTCAATTTACCGTCGCGTGTCGCCTATCGGCACCCCGCCGACAGAAGAAGACTTCCTTCAGCCAGGCCACAAGCAGGTCGCTGCAGGTTACGTCATTTACGGCTCTTCAACGATGTTGGTCTACACAACCGGTAAAGGCGTGAATGGCTTTACCTACGATCCATCTCTGGGCACATTCTGCTTGTCTCATGAAAACATGATGATTCCTGAAGATGGGACGATTTACTCAATCAACGAAGGTAACTACATCCGCTTCCCGATGGGTGTGAAGAAGTACATCAAATACTGCCAGGAAAATGAACCGAGCGAGCATCGTCCTTACACGTCACGCTATATTGGCTCACTGGTCGCGGACTTCCATCGCAACCTGCTTAAAGGCGGCATCTACCTTTACCCAAGTACGCAAAGCCATCCAAACGGTAAGCTGCGTTTGCTATACGAATGTAACCCAATGGCTTACATCATTGAGCAAGCTGGCGGTGTAGCGTCTGATGGTAAAACTCGTATCATGGACCTCAAACCAACCGAACTGCACCAGCGTGTGCCTTTCTTTGTTGGCTCAAAAAACATGGTCAAGAAAGTGGAAGAGTTCTTAGAGCAACACCCTGAAGATTAA
- the ppa gene encoding inorganic diphosphatase, protein MSLNNVPAGKSLPDDLYVVIEIPANADPIKYEVDKDSGAVFVDRFMSAPMFYPCNYGYVNHTLSLDGDPVDVLVPTPHPLMPGSVIRCRPVGVLKMTDESGEDAKVVAIPHTKLSKEYDHIQDVNDLPELLKAQITHFFERYKELESGKWVKVDGWEDVESARKEILESYERAQK, encoded by the coding sequence ATGAGTTTAAACAACGTACCAGCAGGTAAGTCTCTTCCTGATGACCTCTATGTCGTGATTGAAATCCCAGCTAACGCTGATCCAATCAAATATGAAGTAGACAAAGATTCAGGTGCTGTGTTCGTCGACCGCTTTATGTCTGCACCTATGTTCTACCCATGTAACTATGGTTACGTAAACCACACTCTGTCTCTAGACGGTGATCCGGTAGACGTTCTGGTTCCAACACCACATCCTCTGATGCCTGGTTCAGTGATCCGCTGCCGTCCAGTCGGTGTTCTAAAAATGACCGATGAGTCTGGTGAAGATGCGAAAGTAGTGGCGATACCACACACTAAGCTGTCTAAAGAATACGATCACATCCAAGACGTAAACGACCTACCTGAGCTGCTAAAAGCGCAAATCACGCATTTCTTTGAGCGTTACAAAGAGCTTGAGTCTGGCAAGTGGGTAAAAGTCGACGGTTGGGAAGACGTAGAGTCAGCTCGCAAAGAGATTCTAGAGTCTTACGAGCGCGCACAGAAATAA
- a CDS encoding gamma-glutamylcyclotransferase family protein: MQHLLFVYGTLRQGESNHDYLIGTQCLGHFETLPNYALYDLGSYPAVVEGHDSILGEVYLIDDETLAKVDKLEDVPVEYRREQIETPFGEAWIYLYQDSSKLDTIISSGDWCQRV, translated from the coding sequence ATGCAGCATTTACTCTTTGTGTATGGAACCCTACGTCAAGGGGAGAGCAACCACGATTATCTGATCGGAACCCAATGCTTGGGGCATTTTGAAACACTTCCTAACTACGCGTTATACGATCTTGGATCGTATCCGGCAGTGGTTGAAGGTCATGACTCAATACTGGGTGAAGTGTACCTGATTGATGATGAGACATTGGCCAAGGTAGATAAGCTGGAAGATGTGCCAGTCGAGTATCGCCGTGAGCAGATTGAGACTCCTTTTGGTGAAGCTTGGATATACTTGTATCAAGACAGTAGTAAGCTCGATACCATTATTTCATCAGGTGATTGGTGTCAGCGAGTCTAA